CTAGGATAAGCATGATCCCTTAGTACTTTATGCTTTGTTCCCCTCTACACATTAATGGTAAAACACTTACTTTTAGAAACACCATGGCAACCGCTTATAATGATAGAGGGTAAGGTATGATTAACATAATAACGCTGATGTTTGTAGCTAGGgaataaatgtcattttagtTTTAGGCCGGTCAGTTTGTTCTTTTAGTCCTGTAACTTCAAAGCATACATGACCCCTAGCAATCAAAGTGAACTGGAAAAAAAAGGTGAGCaaataacaaatgttttaaagtctCTTGCACAACAGGTATAGGTATAAAAagaatttcttcaaataatttcctAGGTGTCACTCAGAAGCATCCTTGCTGTCTATAAAATAATGTTCTGCAGTCcttcaaattaaattataatttaaaatatatattatacatttgcaATTACTTGAAATCATTCAATAGTTTGTAGCATGTTAATGGAGTGAAATAGAGATAAAAGGCAGTCCACATTCATATTTTCAAGATAGATTTACTTCAGAAGTCAACTGAAATTCTTGCTCATGTTCTAAGTATGGCCATTGTGATAAGACCTAAGATATAAGCAGCCACTAATTTTTGATTCACACTTAAGTGGAGGTAGAGAGGCACCAGCGATTCCACATCCCCCATTGTAGGCAGCATCAGGGCTGCAATGCACACCACTCCCAGGAAGACAGTTAGTAAACTAGGTCCTGAGGAGacagctctgttttctggttGAAACGACTGCTCAAAAAATAAACTTCCAGTTAAatgttcctttattcttttttcctcttcttccttttgttgTTCTTTTGCTGATGGGAGAAGAGTAGCAACAACCTCTTTTCTTCCCAAAGCCTTCCTCTGGCTTTGCTTAGAAACTTGAAGCCGGAATTTGTCTATTACACCATAGTGACAGGATTGAACATCTCTATGACGAATCACAATATCCACACAACACTGAGGCTTTACTGCACCTGCAGCATCAACGACAACATACTTATTTGGAGTAGTACACAAAACTTTGAACTTTGAGGCAAACTCATAGGGATTGTACAGTGTCAACACTTGCTTATGTGTTGACTGATCATATGCATAAAATATGAGCTCCGTGGGGAACACGAAAACAGGAAGATTTCCTTCCACTAACTCTGgctgtcttttttgttgatgcatTGGCACTGAATCCCCCTTGCTGCAGTTTCTGTTTTTACAGTCTCAAATCTATTTTGGACTTTTCTTAGATTCAGTTAAAAACTCCAAAGCATTTTGGCAATCTCGGCAACACCGGCTTCCTCGGAAAAAAGccgagatttcttaaagaactaaaagtagtagatctaccattcagtGAAGTGATCCCACTACTGcgtatctacccaaagaaaaagaattaattatatcaaaaatacacttgtatgcatatgtttattgtagcaaaattcacaactgcaaaactATGGAACCAACCTGAATGTCCATCCACC
This genomic stretch from Chlorocebus sabaeus isolate Y175 chromosome X, mChlSab1.0.hap1, whole genome shotgun sequence harbors:
- the MOSPD1 gene encoding motile sperm domain-containing protein 1; translation: MHQQKRQPELVEGNLPVFVFPTELIFYAYDQSTHKQVLTLYNPYEFASKFKVLCTTPNKYVVVDAAGAVKPQCCVDIVIRHRDVQSCHYGVIDKFRLQVSKQSQRKALGRKEVVATLLPSAKEQQKEEEEKRIKEHLTGSLFFEQSFQPENRAVSSGPSLLTVFLGVVCIAALMLPTMGDVESLVPLYLHLSVNQKLVAAYILGLITMAILRT